One window of Oryza brachyantha chromosome 12, ObraRS2, whole genome shotgun sequence genomic DNA carries:
- the LOC121055961 gene encoding LOW QUALITY PROTEIN: pentatricopeptide repeat-containing protein At3g53700, chloroplastic-like (The sequence of the model RefSeq protein was modified relative to this genomic sequence to represent the inferred CDS: deleted 1 base in 1 codon): MPRVVCSAPWAPPCPRHVGGAPPPRRVRWRRDRARLATLRAAGQEELLTALREQPDPDAALRMLNAALAREDFAPGPEVYEEIIRKLGAAAGAADLMRVLVTEMRREGHQVRVGVVHSFLESYARQQLFDDAVDLVLNQLDPLFGIQADTAVYNHLLNVLVEGSKMKLLETVYSEMGERGIKPDVVTFNTLMKALCRAHQVRTAVLLLEEMSSSGVAPDETTFTTLMQGFVEEGSIKAALRVKARMLEMGCSPTKVTVNVLINGYCKLGRVEDALGYIQQEIADGFEPDQITYNTFVNGLCQNGHVGHALKVMDVMVQEGHDPDVFTYNIVVNCLCKNGQLEEAKGILNQMVKRGCLPDITTFNTLIVALCSGNRLEEALDLARQVTLKGLSPDVYTFNILINALCKVGDPQLALRLFEEMKSSGCTPDEVTYNTLIDNLCSLGKLSKALDLLKEMESAGCPRSTVTYNTIIDGLCKKMRIEEAEEVFDQMDLQGILRNAITFNTLIDGLCKDKRIDDANQLISQMISEGLQPNNITYNSILTHYCKQGDIKKAADILQTMTANGFEVDVVTYGTLINGLCKAGRTQVALKLLRGMRIKGMRATPKAYNPVIQSLFRRNNTRDAMNLFREMTEVGEPPDASTYKIVFRGLCRGGGSIREAFDFLLEMVDKGFIPEFSSFRMLAEGLLNLGMDDYFIRAIEIIIEKTDLGDSDVSAIRGYLKIRKFYDALATFGHLLEINNPQWSYR; the protein is encoded by the exons ATGCCCCGCGTTGTTTGCTCCGCCCCCtgggcgccgccgtgcccgcgcCATGTCGGAGGagcgcctcctccgcggcggGTCCGGTGGCGCCGCGACCGTGCCAGGCTCGCTACTCTGCGGGCGGCGGGCCAAGAGGAGCTCCTCACCGCCCTACGCGAGCAGCCGGACCCGGACGCGGCGCTCCGGATGCTCAACGCGGCGCTCGCGCGGGAGGACTTCGCGCCGGGCCCCGAGGTGTACGAGGAGATCATCCGCaagctcggggcggcggccggcgcggccgacCTCATGAGGGTGCTCGTCACGGAGATGCGGCGGGAGGGGCACCAGGTGAGAGTCGGCGTGGTCCACTCCTTCCTGGAGAGCTACGCGCGGCAGCAGCTGTtcgacgacgccgtcgacCTGGTTCTGAATCAGCTTGACCCACTGTTCGGCATTCAGGCAGACACGGCGGTGTATAATCACCTCCTCAATGTTCTCGTCGAGGGGAGCAAGATGAAGCTCCTCGAGACAGTGTACTCGGAGATGGGTGAACGGGGGATCAAGCCCGATGTGGTCACATTCAACACACTGATGAAGGCGTTGTGTCGAGCACATCAGGTGAGGACTGCAGTTCTCTTGCTCGAGGAAATGTCTAGCAGTGGCGTGGCGCCTGACGAGACGACGTTTACCACATTGATGCAAGGATTTGTTGAGGAGGGGAGCATCAAGGCTGCGCTGAGGGTGAAGGCCAGGATGTTGGAGATGGGTTGCTCACCAACGAAGGTGACAGTTAATGTTTTGATCAATGGGTACTGCAAGTTGGGGAGGGTGGAGGATGCTCTTGGATATATACAGCAGGAGATTGCTGATGGGTTTGAGCCTGATCAGATCACTTATAACACTTTTGTTAATGGTCTCTGCCAAAATGGTCATGTTGGCCATGCTCTTAAAGTCATGGATGTGATGGTTCAGGAGGGCCATGATCCAGATGTTTTCACCTACAATATTGTTGTGAATTGCCTTTGTAAAAATGGACAGCTCGAAGAGGCGAAAGGAATTTTAAACCAGATGGTGAAAAGGGGCTGTTTGCCTGACATTACCACATTCAACACTCTCATTGTTGCC TTGTGCTCGGGGAATCGACTTGAGGAAGCCCTGGACCTAGCACGTCAGGTGACACTGAAGGGACTTTCTCCAGATGTTTATACTTTCAATATTCTAATTAATGCACTCTGCAAAGTAGGAGACCCTCAACTTGCACTTAGATTGTTTGAAGAGATGAAGAGCAGTGGATGCACCCCAGACGAAGTAACATACAATACTTTGATTGACAACCTTTGCTCACTTGGCAAGCTTAGTAAAGCCTTGGATTTGTTAAAAGAGATGGAGTCTGCTGGATGTCCTCGGAGTACAGTTACGTATAACACTATAATTGATGGGCTATGCAAGAAAATGAGAATAGAAGAAGCAGAGGAGGTTTTCGATCAAATGGATCTGCAAGGCATTTTGAGGAATGCAATTACATTTAATACTCTCATTGATGGCTTGTGCAAGGACAAAAGGATTGATGACGCTAATCAGCTTATTAGTCAAATGATAAGTGAAGGGTTGCAACCTAACAATATCACTTACAATTCTATTCTAACTCATTATTGCAAGCAAGGTGACATCAAGAAAGCTGCTGATATTTTACAGACAATGACTGCAAATGGATTTGAAGTGGATGTAGTTACGTATGGTACACTAATTAATGGTCTATGCAAGGCTGGCAGGACACAAGTTGCTTTGAAGCTACTCAGAGGTATGCGTATAAAAGGGATGAGGGCTACTCCAAAAGCTTACAATCCTGTGATTCAGTCTCTCTTCAGACGGAATAACACTAGAGACGCCATGAATCTTTTCAGGGAGATGACAGAGGTTGGTGAGCCTCCTGATGCTTCCACATATAAGATTGTTTTTCGTGGGCTTTGTCGTGGTGGAGGGTCCATTAGAGAAGCTTTTGATTTCTTGTTGGAGATGGTTGATAAGGGTTTCATACCAGAGTTTTCATCCTTCCGAATGCTAGCTGAAGGTCTATTAAACCTGGGTATGGATGATTACTTCATTAGAGCAATTgaaataatcatagaaaagaCAGACCTTGGAGACTCTGATGTTTCTGCAATAAGGGGTTATCTCAAGATCCGCAAATTTTATGATGCATTAGCAACGTTTGGCCATTTATTGGAGATCAACAATCCTCAATGGAGTTACCGATGA
- the LOC107305461 gene encoding putative receptor protein kinase ZmPK1, whose product MDAPFLATSLAVLTTLSLLALPLSAASHDILPLKSSLIVEDYKTNSLQSSDGTFSCGFYNIYTNAFTFSIWYSNSADKAIVWSANRGRPVHSRRSAITLRKDGSIVLSDYDGTVVWQTDGKFPDVQYVQLLNTGNLVLKNSSGNIVWQSFDSPTDTFLPTQRIFATTKLVSTTRLQVPGHYSFRFSDQSILSLIYDDANVSGIYWPDPDYLYYENNRNLYNSTRIGSLDDYGDFFASDLANSKALVASDRGFGIKRRLTLDYDGNLRLYSLNNSDGTWTASWIAQPQTCMTHGLCGPYGICHYSPTPTCSCPPGYRMRNPGNWTQGCKPTVEIACDGTQNVTFLQLPNTDFWGSDQQRIEKVSLEVCWNACISDCTCKGFQYQEGNGTCYPKAFLFNGRTFPTPFVRTMYIKLPLSLDVPKIPIPQSSVHDSTPSQLVCDHVRTITTEAFLNMNEVSGSESKWFYLYGFIGAFFVIEVLFFAFAWFFVLRKEMRSSRVWAAEEGYRVMTSHFRAYSYRELVKATERFKHELGWGGSGVAYKGKLDDDRAVAIKKLENVAQNREDFQDELQVIARINHMNLVRIYGFCSERFHRLLVLEYVENGSLANVLFNSKILLDWKQRFNIALGVAKGLAYLHHECLEWVIHCNLKPENILLDENLEPKITDFGLAKLLSRSGSNQNVSQARGTIGYIAPEWISSLPITSKVDVYSYGVILLELVSGRRVFDLIVGEDEKVHFILKKFINMICYRLESESLWLAEFVDCRLGDEFNYLQAKTLVKLAVSCLEEDRKKRPTMESIVESLLSEDS is encoded by the coding sequence ATGGATGCTCCCTTTCTTGCCACTTCCCTTGCTGTTCTTACCACCCTCTCTTTGCTTGCTCTACCACTGAGTGCCGCATCTCATGATATTCTACCACTGAAATCCTCTCTCATCGTAGAAGACTACAAAACCAACAGCCTGCAGTCATCTGATGGCACATTCTCCTGTGGCTTCTACAACATCTACACAAACGCCTTCACCTTCTCAATTTGGTACTCCAATTCAGCTGACAAGGCCATCGTCTGGAGCGCGAACCGAGGCCGCCCCGTGCATTCAAGGAGATCGGCGATCACTTTGCGCAAGGATGGAAGCATAGTCCTCTCTGACTATGATGGCACGGTCGTGTGGCAAACTGACGGTAAATTCCCAGATGTTCAGTATGTTCAGTTACTGAACACCGGTAACCTTGTCCTAAAGAACTCCAGTGGCAACATTGTTTGGCAAAGTTTTGATTCTCCAACAGACACCTTCCTTCCAACTCAGCGAATTTTTGCTACAACAAAGTTAGTCTCCACCACTCGTTTGCAGGTTCCTGGTCACTACTCATTCCGTTTCAGCGATCAGTCGATATTGTCTCTTATATACGATGATGCTAATGTTTCCGGCATATACTGGCCAGATCCTGATTACCTGTACTATGAGAATAATAGGAACCTTTATAACAGCACAAGGATAGGGAGTCTTGATGATTATGGTGATTTTTTTGCAAGTGATCTTGCTAATAGTAAAGCACTTGTTGCCTCTGATAGAGGCTTTGGGATTAAAAGAAGGCTTACCTTAGATTACGATGGTAATCTTAGACTCTATAGCTTGAATAACTCAGATGGAACATGGACAGCTTCATGGATTGCTCAACCTCAAACTTGCATGACTCATGGTTTATGTGGTCCATACGGAATCTGCCACTATTCGCCTACACCAACATGTTCATGCCCACCTGGTTACAGGATGAGGAACCCAGGTAATTGGACACAAGGTTGCAAGCCTACAGTAGAAATTGCATGCGATGGTACACAGAATGTGACATTTTTGCAACTCCCAAACACTGACTTTTGGGGTTCTGACCAACAGCGTATTGAAAAGGTGTCTTTAGAGGTGTGTTGGAACGCATGCATAAGTGACTGCACATGTAAGGGGTTTCAGTACCAAGAAGGGAACGGTACATGCTATCCAAAAGCTTTTCTCTTTAATGGAAGGACTTTCCCGACACCTTTCGTGCGCACAATGTACATCAAGCTTCCTTTAAGTTTGGATGTTCCAAAGATCCCCATTCCACAGTCAAGTGTGCACGATTCTACACCAAGCCAACTTGTTTGTGATCATGTAAGAACAATAACCACAGAAGCATTTCTTAACATGAATGAGGTTAGTGGGAGTGAATCAAAATGGTTCTACTTATATGGGTTCATTGGTGCATTTTTTGTTATTGAAGTTTTATTCTTCGCATTTGCATGGTTCTTTGTCTTGAGGAAGGAGATGAGGTCATCGCGGGTATGGGCAGCTGAGGAAGGCTATAGGGTCATGACTAGTCATTTCCGAGCGTATAGTTATAGAGAGCTGGTTAAGGCAACTGAAAGGTTTAAACATGAGCTTGGATGGGGAGGTTCAGGAGTTGCCTACAAGGGAAAATTGGATGACGATCGAGCTGTGGCCATAAAGAAGCTGGAAAATGTTGCGCAAAACAGGGAGGACTTCCAGGATGAGTTGCAGGTCATTGCAAGAATCAACCATATGAACCTAGTAAGGATTTATGGTTTTTGCTCAGAAAGATTCCATAGGTTGCTGGTCTTGGAGTATGTTGAGAATGGATCATTGGCTAATGTTTTGTTCAACAGTAAAATCTTGTTAGATTGGAAGCAAAGGTTTAATATTGCTTTAGGTGTTGCAAAGGGGCTGGCTTATCTTCACCACGAGTGCCTAGAGTGGGTCATTCACTGCAACCTAAAGCCAGAGAACATTTTGCTGGATGAGAATTTAGAACCCAAGATCACTGATTTTGGGTTGGCAAAGCTGCTGAGTAGATCTGGGTCTAATCAGAATGTTTCACAAGCACGAGGGACTATAGGTTACATTGCCCCAGAATGGATTTCTAGTTTACCTATAACATCAAAGGTTGACGTGTATAGTTATGGAGTCATTCTTCTTGAGCTAGTGTCAGGAAGAAGAGTCTTTGATCTGATCGTAGGTGAGGATGAGAAAGTGCATTTCATACTCAAGAAGTTTATCAACATGATTTGTTATAGATTGGAAAGTGAGTCATTGTGGTTAGCAGAGTTTGTAGATTGTAGACTGGGTGATGAATTCAACTACTTGCAAGCAAAAACTTTGGTAAAGTTGGCTGTGTCGTGCTTGGAGGAAGATAGGAAGAAAAGGCCAACAATGGAATCGATAGTGGAGAGCCTCCTCTCAGAAGATAGCTAG
- the LOC102717299 gene encoding uncharacterized protein LOC102717299 has protein sequence MSSLHALHFALFAVVSQLLATTRTVHGIRVDPSDIIETIQSECGDIIDCVDMYKQPSLKNPLLRDHKIQLKPSMGPPKIVEKMMAMRRNNSHMIAAEQTWQRSDSCPEGSIPVRRTPANAGATVANQTLAFFSSYGRPPPPTNITTIQDEAGKQSNYNLEIAAAYGVSGPYHGASAWIPIWKTAVEPSEFSKSYLLIASPSVRDFVSIRGKDPPNTDNQVAVRIVVYPKYFGDDFPPL, from the exons ATGAGCTCTCTTCATGCTTTGCATTTTGCATTATTTGCAGTAGTAAGCCAACTTTTGGCAACAACGAGAACTGTTCATGGCATACGCGTTGATCCCAGTGATATTATCGAGACCATACAG AGCGAGTGCGGTGATATTATTGATTGCGTGGACATGTACAAGCAACCAAGCCTCAAGAATCCGTTGCTCAGAGATCATAAGATCCAG CTTAAACCAAGCATGGGTCCTCCCAAGATTGTTGAGAAGATGATGGCGATGCGAAGGAACAACTCGCACATGATTGCAGCGGAGCAGACATGGCAGCGAAGCGACAGTTGCCCTGAAGGAAGCATCCCAGTCCGAAGGACACCTGCTAATGCAGGTGCCACTGTCGCTAACCAAACTCTCGCATTCTTCTCCTCCTATGgacgccctcctcctccaaccAATATTACTACTATCCAGGATGAAGCTGGCAAGCAGAGCAACTATAATCTAGAA ATCGCAGCGGCATATGGAGTGAGCGGGCCGTATCACGGTGCATCGGCATGGATTCCAATATGGAAAACAGCAGTGGAGCCCTCTGAGTTCTCCAAGAGCTATCTCCTCATTGCCAGTCCTTCGGTCAGGGATTTCGTGTCCATCAGAGGCAAAGATCCACCCAACACCGACAACCAAGTTGCTGTTCGAATTGTT GTTTATCCTAAATATTTTGGTGACGATTTTCCTCCACTGTAA
- the LOC102721317 gene encoding protein ROOT PRIMORDIUM DEFECTIVE 1-like, whose amino-acid sequence MASVVFGQRNLLAFHLRRNKLDELSRYGPFSCSIQRRWKKPVDSARTRLEGRTRDHRLDKLMTQLKNLRLALDLHELISQQRNSYASLQLLSRWRHEIGLNLEIGAFLKKYPHIFNIYVHPIKRSECCKVTTRMTDLIAEEDVVIRENEPSVVKRLKKLLMLSKDGSLNTHALWLIRRELGLPDDYRCSILSNHQSGFSLGSPGTLTLATTDENLAIANVEEWRAKEYTEKWLAESETKYAFPINFPTGFKIEKGFREKLGNWQRLPYTKPYEKNGLHPICNVERLEKRIVGILHEFLSLTVERMIPLERLSHFRRPFDMEVNLRELILKHPGIFYISTKGSTQTVLLRESYSKGCLIEPNPVYNVRRKMLGLILSGCRGIDEMDSATWVSEEHNQESAT is encoded by the coding sequence ATGGCCTCTGTAGTGTTTGGTCAAAGAAATTTACTTGCCTTTCATCTGAGAAGGAACAAATTGGATGAGTTATCCCGGTATGGTCCTTTTAGTTGTAGCATACAGAGGAGGTGGAAAAAGCCAGTTGATTCAGCAAGAACTCGTCTGGAGGGCAGAACAAGGGATCATAGGCTCGACAAGCTGATGACTCAACTGAAGAACTTGAGGCTGGCTTTGGATTTACATGAGTTGATATCCCAGCAGAGGAACAGCTACGCATCTCTCCAGCTCCTCTCCAGATGGAGACACGAGATTGGCCTAAACCTTGAGATTGGCGCCTTCCTCAAGAAATATCCCCACATTTTCAACATTTACGTGCACCCGATCAAAAGGAGTGAATGCTGTAAGGTTACCACAAGGATGACTGATTTGATTGCAGAAGAAGATGTTGTCATCAGGGAAAATGAGCCTTCTGTTGTTAAGCGGCTGAAGAAGCTTCTCATGCTGTCTAAAGATGGAAGTCTGAATACACATGCATTGTGGCTCATAAGAAGGGAACTTGGGCTGCCCGATGACTACAGGTGCTCCATACTATCAAACCATCAGTCTGGTTTTTCTCTAGGTTCCCCTGGTACTCTGACATTGGCCACTACGGATGAAAATCTAGCTATAGCCAATGTGGAAGAATGGAGAGCGAAGGAGTATACAGAAAAATGGTTAGCTGAATCTGAGACAAAATATGCTTTTCCTATAAACTTTCCAACTGGCTTTAAGATTGAGAAAGGTTTTAGGGAAAAGCTTGGAAACTGGCAGAGGCTTCCCTACACTAAGCCTTATGAGAAGAATGGATTGCATCCAATCTGCAATGTCGAGCGGCTCGAGAAACGTATTGttggcattcttcatgaatttTTAAGCTTGACAGTAGAAAGGATGATTCCACTTGAGAGGTTGTCGCACTTCAGAAGACCTTTTGATATGGAGGTAAACCTGCGAGAACTTATTCTTAAGCACCCTGGAATTTTCTACATCTCAACCAAAGGAAGCACACAGACTGTCCTTCTTAGAGAGAGTTACAGTAAGGGATGCCTAATTGAGCCTAACCCTGTCTACAATGTAAGAAGGAAAATGCTAGGTCTTATTTTGTCAGGATGTCGTGGCATTGATGAAATGGACAGTGCAACCTGGGTTTCTGAGGAGCACAATCAGGAAAGTGCTACATAG